One window from the genome of Pelodictyon luteolum DSM 273 encodes:
- the pheA gene encoding prephenate dehydratase — protein MTNLMIAYQGEPGAYSEIAALRLGRPYPCNSFEEVFSAVEDRRADFAVIPMENSLGGSIHRNYDLLLEHPVVIAAETFVKVEHCLLGLPGSSAETARRVLSHPQALAQCRNFFKTHPNLQEEVAYDTAGSAKLIAGEQDPSKLAIASKRAGELYGLEILQENLADEEWNITRFFCITHAEHPKSLEHLAGYETGQYKTSIAFTLPNEQGSLFKALATMALRDIDLTKIESRPFRKKAFEYLFHVDVIGHRDDPAIEHALSHLREFATMVRVFGSYGVVEA, from the coding sequence ATGACAAACCTGATGATCGCCTATCAGGGTGAGCCCGGGGCCTATAGTGAAATCGCCGCGCTCCGCCTTGGCCGACCCTATCCATGCAACTCCTTTGAGGAGGTGTTCTCGGCCGTCGAGGACCGCCGTGCGGATTTCGCAGTCATTCCCATGGAAAACTCGCTCGGGGGAAGCATCCACCGCAATTACGACCTCCTGCTCGAGCATCCGGTCGTGATTGCCGCCGAAACCTTCGTAAAAGTGGAGCACTGCCTGCTCGGCCTTCCGGGCTCGTCAGCCGAAACAGCCCGCCGGGTCCTTTCCCACCCGCAGGCACTGGCGCAGTGCAGGAACTTCTTCAAGACGCACCCGAACCTCCAGGAAGAGGTCGCCTACGATACCGCCGGCAGCGCCAAGCTTATTGCCGGAGAACAAGACCCCTCGAAACTGGCCATCGCCTCGAAACGGGCGGGCGAGCTCTACGGGCTTGAGATCCTGCAGGAAAATCTGGCCGATGAGGAGTGGAATATCACCCGCTTCTTCTGCATCACCCATGCCGAGCACCCGAAATCGCTCGAACACCTTGCTGGATACGAAACGGGCCAGTACAAGACATCCATCGCGTTCACGCTGCCGAACGAACAGGGTTCACTTTTCAAGGCGCTCGCCACGATGGCGCTGCGCGACATCGACCTCACGAAAATCGAGTCCCGACCATTCCGCAAGAAGGCCTTCGAGTACCTCTTCCATGTCGATGTCATCGGCCACCGCGACGACCCCGCCATAGAGCACGCCCTCTCGCACCTCCGGGAGTTCGCCACCATGGTCAGGGTGTTCGGCAGCTACGGGGTGGTGGAAGCATGA
- the polA gene encoding DNA polymerase I codes for MNERQLGVFDDGAGMELHDQPAAAAGAKPDLFIIDGMALLYRAYFALLRAGMKTRDGRPTGALYGFMSTLLRIFESYHPRYLAAAFDSREKTFRHDIFPEYKANRTAPPEEMTGQIEPLFELLRALGIPILRTPGFEADDLIGTAAKEFEDACSIYIVTPDKDLAQLVHDGVKLLRPSKNQNELQLMGPREVEEQFGVPPEQFTAFLTLTGDTSDNIPGAEGIGPKTATSLLARFGSLEEVYRHIEELTPKVRKSLEAFRPRLQLITDLVTIRTDLALHVTLEELRCTTPDRHELLELLGKLELRSIASRLPAAFPGLAVESPAGDPARTAGAEKTAAETEELGDPRLGADYGMIATEDLLREFVREMLQTDKIAVDTETTSLDTFEAELAGISISAEPAKARFISFAGTGLDRGRSIEILRPLLENPAIPKTGQNLKYDILVLKNYGLELGPVGFDTMLASYVLDPDGKHNLDDMAALHLRLKTTKYDELTGTGKNRLHIYDVEPAKLTDYACQDADLALQLEGAFTRNLEAEPRLMELCQTIEFPLVSVLAKMEHQGISIDSKHLEETSMAVGHQLESLRETIHAAAGTDFNIDSPKQLSHILFNVLGLPTKKTTKTGFSTNVEVLEELAPLHPVVSDLLLYRSLQKLKTTYIDALPKMVNPRTGRVHTSFNQHVTATGRLSSSNPNLQNIPIRTPLGREIRKAFIPTNPANWLLSADYSQIELRIAAEISGDPKLIEAFRNGLDIHAETARVIFDTEDITADMRRKAKEVNFGVLYGIQPFGLSKRLNIPRNEAREIIDTYREKYPGLFSSLEGVIEEGRKNGFVTTLLGRRRYLRDLTSRNSNVQKAAERAAMNTPIQGTAADIIKCAMNLCSRRIDAASMQSVMLLQVHDELVFETTEDEKEGLKSLVEEAMIEAAALCGLKNVPVAVDTGIGKNWLEAH; via the coding sequence ATGAACGAGAGGCAGCTTGGCGTGTTCGACGACGGCGCAGGAATGGAGCTGCACGACCAGCCGGCAGCGGCTGCCGGAGCAAAACCCGATCTCTTCATCATCGACGGCATGGCCCTGCTCTACCGGGCCTACTTCGCACTTCTCCGTGCCGGCATGAAAACCCGGGACGGCAGGCCGACCGGAGCCCTGTACGGGTTCATGTCGACCCTGCTCAGGATATTCGAATCCTATCACCCGCGGTATCTGGCCGCCGCGTTTGACAGCCGGGAAAAGACCTTCCGCCATGACATTTTTCCCGAATACAAAGCAAACCGGACTGCACCTCCCGAAGAGATGACCGGCCAGATCGAACCGCTCTTCGAACTGCTCCGGGCGCTCGGCATTCCCATTCTCCGCACGCCGGGCTTTGAGGCCGATGATCTCATCGGCACGGCAGCAAAAGAGTTCGAAGATGCCTGCAGCATCTACATCGTCACCCCGGACAAGGACCTCGCCCAGCTGGTACACGATGGCGTCAAGCTCCTCAGGCCCTCAAAGAACCAGAATGAGCTGCAGCTGATGGGACCGCGGGAAGTAGAGGAGCAGTTCGGCGTCCCGCCGGAACAGTTCACAGCCTTCCTCACCCTCACCGGCGACACCTCCGACAACATCCCCGGAGCAGAGGGCATCGGCCCCAAAACCGCGACCTCGCTGCTCGCACGGTTCGGATCTCTGGAGGAAGTCTACCGCCATATCGAAGAACTCACGCCGAAAGTCAGGAAAAGCCTCGAAGCGTTCCGGCCCCGCCTCCAGCTCATTACCGATCTCGTCACCATCCGCACCGATCTGGCACTCCATGTCACCCTTGAAGAGCTTCGCTGTACCACTCCCGACCGGCATGAACTGCTCGAACTCCTCGGAAAGCTTGAGCTGAGGAGCATCGCATCGCGTCTCCCGGCAGCCTTCCCGGGTCTGGCCGTCGAATCACCGGCCGGAGATCCGGCCAGAACGGCAGGAGCGGAAAAAACTGCAGCCGAAACGGAGGAGCTCGGCGACCCGCGCCTTGGTGCAGACTACGGAATGATTGCGACAGAGGACCTTCTCCGGGAATTCGTCAGGGAGATGTTGCAGACCGATAAAATCGCCGTCGACACGGAAACCACCTCGCTCGACACCTTCGAGGCCGAACTTGCAGGCATTTCCATCTCGGCTGAACCGGCCAAAGCACGTTTTATTTCATTTGCAGGCACCGGACTCGACCGGGGGCGCTCAATCGAGATCCTGCGGCCGCTGCTCGAGAATCCGGCCATACCAAAAACCGGCCAGAACCTCAAATACGACATCCTCGTCCTGAAGAACTACGGCCTGGAACTCGGGCCCGTCGGCTTCGACACGATGCTGGCCAGCTACGTGCTCGACCCCGACGGCAAACACAACCTCGACGACATGGCCGCGCTGCACCTCCGGCTCAAAACCACAAAATATGACGAGCTCACCGGCACAGGAAAGAACAGGCTGCACATTTACGATGTCGAACCCGCAAAACTGACAGACTACGCCTGCCAGGACGCCGACCTCGCCCTGCAGCTTGAAGGGGCATTCACCAGAAACCTTGAAGCCGAACCCCGCCTCATGGAGCTTTGCCAAACGATCGAGTTCCCGCTCGTCAGTGTGCTCGCAAAGATGGAGCATCAGGGCATAAGCATCGACAGCAAGCACTTGGAGGAAACGTCGATGGCTGTCGGTCACCAGCTTGAATCGCTGAGGGAAACGATCCATGCCGCCGCAGGCACCGACTTCAACATCGATTCCCCGAAGCAGCTCTCCCACATCCTCTTCAACGTGCTTGGCCTTCCGACGAAAAAAACAACCAAAACGGGTTTCTCGACCAACGTGGAGGTGCTTGAGGAACTCGCTCCGCTTCACCCCGTAGTCAGTGATCTGCTTCTGTACCGAAGCCTCCAGAAGCTCAAGACCACCTACATCGATGCGCTCCCGAAGATGGTGAACCCCCGCACCGGCAGGGTGCACACATCCTTCAACCAGCACGTCACGGCCACCGGACGGCTCTCCTCGTCAAACCCGAACCTGCAGAACATCCCCATCCGAACCCCGCTGGGGCGCGAGATCCGCAAGGCGTTCATCCCCACAAACCCCGCGAACTGGCTCCTCTCGGCCGACTACTCCCAGATCGAGCTCCGCATCGCTGCAGAGATCTCCGGGGACCCGAAGCTCATCGAGGCATTCCGTAACGGCCTGGACATCCACGCCGAAACGGCAAGGGTCATTTTCGACACGGAAGACATCACCGCCGACATGCGCCGCAAGGCTAAGGAGGTCAACTTCGGCGTCCTCTACGGCATCCAGCCATTCGGACTCTCCAAGCGCCTGAACATTCCCAGAAACGAGGCCAGGGAGATCATCGACACCTACCGTGAGAAGTACCCCGGGCTCTTCAGCTCCCTTGAGGGAGTCATCGAAGAGGGCAGAAAGAACGGCTTCGTCACGACACTGCTCGGCCGCCGGCGGTACCTCAGAGACCTCACGAGCCGGAACTCAAATGTGCAGAAAGCCGCCGAGCGGGCTGCCATGAACACCCCAATCCAGGGCACCGCGGCCGACATCATCAAATGCGCCATGAATCTCTGCAGCCGACGGATCGATGCGGCTTCCATGCAGTCAGTCATGCTCCTTCAGGTACACGATGAACTGGTCTTTGAAACCACCGAAGATGAAAAAGAAGGCCTCAAGTCACTCGTCGAGGAAGCCATGATCGAGGCGGCGGCACTCTGCGGCCTGAAAAATGTCCCGGTCGCTGTCGATACCGGAATTGGGAAGAACTGGCTCGAAGCCCACTGA
- a CDS encoding M23 family metallopeptidase, with protein sequence MFVNKRPNVPRGHRRNLQAFQLRVPSFTDAALALFIICCVLFPSASLLHAETPAPGGLLTGTELMIEQMIRQMDGTEPAATGSGSTEPEGEGSPFLACIPNIRPVNGSVTSEFGYRKHPIYKSRMFHSGVDFSATEGSRVEATGNGTVMFSGYEKGYGQKVLINHGFGFMTAYAHLSKSLVRQGQKIRRGEVIALSGNTGISTGPHLHYEVYKDRVRVDPAAYFFDASNPDRFITIQQPSEDGPDSNS encoded by the coding sequence ATGTTCGTGAACAAACGGCCAAATGTCCCCAGGGGACACAGGAGAAACCTGCAGGCGTTCCAGCTGCGGGTACCGTCGTTCACCGATGCAGCTCTGGCGCTCTTCATCATATGCTGTGTTCTCTTCCCCTCTGCATCACTGCTCCACGCTGAAACCCCGGCTCCCGGAGGACTTCTGACGGGAACTGAGCTGATGATCGAACAGATGATCCGCCAGATGGACGGTACTGAACCGGCAGCAACGGGCTCGGGATCCACTGAACCTGAAGGCGAGGGATCGCCGTTCCTCGCATGCATCCCGAACATCCGTCCCGTCAACGGATCGGTGACCAGCGAGTTCGGGTACCGGAAACACCCGATCTACAAATCAAGAATGTTCCACTCGGGGGTTGATTTTTCAGCAACTGAAGGCTCCCGCGTTGAGGCCACAGGCAACGGCACCGTGATGTTTTCCGGATACGAGAAAGGCTACGGCCAGAAAGTGCTCATCAACCACGGGTTCGGCTTCATGACCGCCTACGCGCATCTCTCCAAGTCCCTGGTACGACAGGGACAGAAGATCCGCCGCGGTGAAGTCATTGCACTTTCGGGAAACACCGGCATCTCCACCGGCCCGCATCTCCACTATGAGGTCTACAAAGACCGCGTCAGGGTCGACCCGGCGGCTTACTTCTTCGATGCATCGAACCCTGACAGGTTCATCACCATACAGCAGCCTTCGGAGGACGGACCCGACTCAAACTCCTAA
- a CDS encoding DUF2795 domain-containing protein, translating to MYWNLDLARYIADAPWPVTKDELINYANRTGAPQQVIDNLQDLPESDEMYESIDEIWPDYPTDEDFCYGDEELLT from the coding sequence ATGTACTGGAATCTGGATCTTGCCCGTTACATCGCTGATGCGCCATGGCCGGTGACGAAAGACGAACTGATCAATTATGCAAACAGAACCGGCGCCCCGCAGCAGGTCATAGACAATCTGCAGGACCTGCCCGAAAGTGACGAAATGTACGAGAGCATCGATGAAATCTGGCCCGACTACCCGACCGATGAAGACTTCTGTTACGGAGACGAAGAACTGCTCACCTAG